A single genomic interval of Bacillota bacterium harbors:
- the pdxS gene encoding pyridoxal 5'-phosphate synthase lyase subunit PdxS, with protein MKETGAEKMVKGIEIKKRGVIMDVTTPEQARIAEEAGAVAVMALERVPADIRAAGGVARMADPEIIVRIMEAVDIPVMAKVRIGHIAEAQILEEIGVDYIDESEVLTPVDEVFHLDKHNFKVPFVCGARDLGEALRRLSEGASMIRTKGEPGTGNVVEAVRHIRCVNAELRQVMETPDEELVVLAKQMGVSIELLKLVKKEGRLPVANFAAGGIATPADASLMMQLGSDGIFVGSGIFKSDQPAARAAAIVKATLHYDDPSVLVNISRGLGEAMKGMEISSLDDSDRMQERGV; from the coding sequence ATGAAAGAAACCGGGGCCGAGAAAATGGTGAAGGGGATCGAGATCAAAAAACGCGGCGTTATAATGGACGTTACAACTCCCGAGCAGGCCCGCATTGCCGAGGAAGCCGGGGCAGTTGCAGTTATGGCTCTGGAAAGGGTTCCCGCCGATATCAGGGCTGCGGGAGGGGTGGCGCGCATGGCCGATCCCGAAATAATTGTCAGGATAATGGAAGCGGTAGATATTCCGGTGATGGCCAAAGTAAGGATAGGGCATATCGCCGAGGCCCAGATACTTGAAGAGATCGGCGTGGATTATATTGATGAAAGCGAAGTGCTTACCCCGGTGGATGAGGTGTTTCATCTGGACAAGCACAACTTCAAAGTTCCGTTCGTTTGTGGAGCCAGGGATCTGGGGGAAGCGTTGAGGCGGTTGTCCGAGGGGGCTTCGATGATCCGCACCAAAGGTGAACCGGGCACCGGAAACGTGGTGGAAGCTGTGCGCCATATCCGTTGTGTCAATGCGGAATTGCGCCAGGTGATGGAGACTCCAGACGAGGAACTCGTCGTTCTGGCCAAGCAAATGGGAGTGAGTATAGAATTACTGAAGCTGGTCAAGAAGGAAGGGCGTCTTCCGGTGGCCAATTTTGCTGCCGGCGGCATTGCAACCCCTGCCGATGCATCCCTGATGATGCAACTGGGATCTGATGGGATCTTTGTTGGTTCAGGGATTTTCAAATCTGACCAACCGGCGGCGCGGGCGGCGGCCATCGTCAAGGCGACGTTGCACTACGATGATCCCTCTGTCCTGGTCAATATATCACGTGGACTGGGCGAGGCGATGAAAGGGATGGAAATCTCGTCGCTGGACGATTCCGATCGTATGCAGGAGCGCGGGGTGTAG
- a CDS encoding MFS transporter, protein MNVHDSRVQVSGNESPQDSNTPVKTEGFFQKLLGYGKYFGKHWNEPPPGRHLSFKEFFAYSVGGIGVYGGQTLPFFVTLTYGLYIAAALNFTNDEIMWVGIASSIFVLIRSPLIGMIIDNTNTRYGKFRPYLISMPIPIIILFFAIGWIPPMIGNHLTMVIVFAILFNLQQIFIVIYTTAFTSLVQVISPSPEERTDLMSYGAFIYSLGPSLINIIFPLAANLLFTVWGTNEWGKKIIVVQGINAIGTFRWVLPILAILFFGFGLIAAFFTEERIVVPKKFKHRIGFLEGVRRTLENKYFWILNASTALEALKLIALTFVVWICNYMLAPQMSEAFAASVQSIFTTIMGMACVPGMLLAPWLINRFGKRNLIVYSNMGTIIFTVPMIFFLDYPYLLLASCFLITLFNAVQVVTKPAITSQLYDYQQYKTGDRLEGFLSQFTAIILAIFTIMIAFIQPNVQKYFGYMGEMEGVISPLYSADVINPIIRTMCIIGIISGIICTIPMFFWDLSEKRHNQIMDILKVRANFEDGLCDEKTKIELEARIEAGEKNILAWFENVDKK, encoded by the coding sequence ATGAACGTACATGATAGCAGGGTTCAGGTTTCCGGCAATGAAAGCCCCCAGGATAGCAACACCCCCGTCAAAACCGAAGGCTTTTTTCAGAAGCTCCTCGGCTACGGAAAATATTTTGGAAAACACTGGAATGAACCTCCCCCCGGACGTCATCTTTCATTCAAAGAATTCTTCGCTTATTCGGTCGGGGGCATAGGTGTTTACGGCGGCCAGACGCTGCCATTTTTTGTTACCTTGACTTACGGACTCTACATAGCCGCAGCTTTGAATTTCACCAATGATGAGATCATGTGGGTAGGGATTGCCAGCAGCATATTTGTTTTGATCCGGTCACCGTTGATCGGCATGATCATTGACAATACCAACACCCGCTACGGAAAATTCAGGCCCTATCTGATTTCAATGCCCATTCCTATCATTATCCTTTTTTTTGCCATCGGCTGGATCCCGCCCATGATTGGCAATCACCTTACCATGGTGATTGTTTTTGCCATTCTGTTCAATTTGCAACAGATTTTTATCGTCATTTATACCACCGCATTTACATCACTTGTTCAGGTTATCTCACCAAGCCCGGAAGAGCGGACCGATCTGATGTCTTATGGTGCATTTATATATTCACTGGGTCCTTCCCTGATCAATATTATTTTCCCCCTGGCCGCCAATCTTCTGTTCACGGTCTGGGGGACAAACGAGTGGGGAAAGAAGATCATCGTTGTTCAGGGAATCAATGCTATCGGGACTTTCAGATGGGTCCTGCCCATCCTGGCCATTTTGTTTTTTGGTTTTGGCCTGATTGCCGCTTTCTTTACCGAGGAGAGAATCGTTGTTCCCAAAAAATTCAAACATCGGATCGGGTTCCTTGAAGGAGTCAGGCGAACCCTGGAGAACAAGTATTTCTGGATTTTGAACGCTAGCACAGCTCTGGAAGCGTTGAAACTGATTGCCCTTACCTTTGTTGTCTGGATCTGCAATTATATGCTTGCCCCGCAAATGTCGGAGGCATTTGCTGCCAGCGTACAATCAATTTTCACAACGATCATGGGCATGGCATGTGTGCCGGGCATGCTTCTGGCGCCATGGCTTATCAACAGATTTGGCAAGCGGAACTTGATTGTATATTCAAACATGGGCACCATTATTTTCACAGTGCCGATGATCTTTTTCCTCGATTATCCCTATTTGTTGCTGGCCAGCTGTTTTCTGATCACTCTCTTCAATGCGGTACAGGTGGTCACCAAACCGGCTATCACCTCGCAGTTGTATGATTACCAGCAATATAAAACGGGTGACCGGCTGGAGGGGTTTCTGTCACAATTCACGGCCATAATCCTGGCCATTTTTACGATCATGATTGCTTTTATACAACCGAACGTTCAGAAATATTTTGGTTATATGGGCGAGATGGAAGGAGTCATCAGTCCCCTTTACAGTGCCGATGTGATCAATCCCATTATCAGAACGATGTGTATCATCGGAATAATCAGTGGAATCATCTGCACCATCCCCATGTTTTTCTGGGATCTCTCGGAAAAGAGACATAACCAGATCATGGACATCCTCAAAGTACGGGCCAATTTCGAGGATGGTCTCTGCGATGAAAAGACGAAGATAGAGCTTGAAGCCAGGATAGAAGCGGGAGAGAAAAATATTCTGGCATGGTTTGAAAACGTAGATAAAAAATAG
- a CDS encoding thymidylate synthase, with protein MRIIKERTIEQAWRMSMWSCARYGYSYKIEKGSYEGQIRKQLDHLAVVIENPGIRPLAVSMPESSSIPAPTSEEKIQAYFYEYLATDTKGEKEDYTYGQYISRQLDRLIYLLNVSGGATNQACMNIGDQDSIELEDPPCLRVVDFKIVEGRLLMSLFFRSWDLFAGFPENIGGLQLLKEYILMQLSFPAEDGPIVAYSSGAHLYEQYFPLVNTLNIHQC; from the coding sequence TTGAGGATCATCAAAGAACGGACGATAGAGCAAGCCTGGAGGATGTCGATGTGGTCCTGCGCCCGATACGGGTACAGTTACAAGATCGAGAAAGGTAGCTACGAGGGACAGATACGAAAACAGCTCGATCACCTCGCTGTTGTCATTGAAAATCCGGGAATCAGGCCCCTGGCTGTTTCCATGCCAGAAAGTTCAAGCATTCCTGCACCCACATCCGAAGAGAAGATCCAGGCTTATTTTTATGAGTACCTGGCTACCGACACAAAAGGGGAGAAGGAAGACTACACCTATGGACAGTACATTTCCCGGCAGCTGGACAGGCTGATTTATTTGTTGAATGTTTCCGGGGGAGCCACCAACCAGGCTTGTATGAATATTGGTGATCAGGACAGTATCGAACTTGAGGACCCTCCCTGCCTGCGGGTGGTTGATTTTAAAATCGTCGAAGGCAGGCTTCTCATGTCCCTTTTCTTCAGGTCCTGGGATCTTTTTGCCGGTTTTCCGGAGAACATAGGGGGGTTGCAATTGTTGAAAGAATATATCCTGATGCAACTTTCCTTTCCAGCCGAGGACGGGCCGATAGTTGCTTATTCCTCGGGGGCTCACCTGTACGAACAGTATTTCCCCCTGGTAAATACGTTGAACATACATCAATGCTAA
- a CDS encoding MFS transporter: protein MDKFQNRVHPPRESATDVPGSTARTGNPFQKIPDYIKYLKDHWHVPPPGRYLPFKEFFAYSVGGMGAVGGTMLPFFIALTYGIYIAAALNFTNDEIMWVGIAGSLFVLIRSPLIGMIIDNTNTRYGKFRPYLISMPIPIVILFFAIGWIPPMIDNHLAMVIVFAILFNLQQIFIVIYSNAFIALVQVISPSPEERTELMSYGAFIYSLGPTIVNFIFPLLANLLFTVYGVNELGEKTVIVQGVNAIGTFQWILPIMAIVCFGWGLIAAFYTRERIVVHKTFRHRVSFLDGVKRTLENKYFWILNTSTVLGIFKLVGTSFFVWICVYMLAPKASEAYAASVQSIFATILGTASVPGMLLAPWLINKVGKRNLIIYSNAGSIFFTIPMIFLLDYPYLLLASCYLITLFNAVQVVTQPAITSQLYDYQQYRTGDRLEGFLSQFSGILMAVFGILPAFIQPNVQKYFGYMGEVEGVISPLYNAGVINPIIRAMCLVGIISGILGTIPMFFWDLSEKRHDQIMDILKVRANCRDGLCDEKTRIELETRIEAGEEDVMSWFTEKTNGL, encoded by the coding sequence ATGGACAAATTTCAAAACAGGGTTCACCCCCCTCGCGAAAGTGCAACCGATGTTCCCGGGAGCACCGCCAGAACCGGAAACCCCTTCCAAAAAATCCCGGATTACATAAAATACCTGAAGGATCATTGGCATGTTCCTCCCCCGGGACGCTATCTGCCATTCAAGGAATTTTTTGCTTATTCTGTTGGCGGTATGGGTGCGGTGGGCGGAACGATGTTACCGTTTTTCATTGCCCTTACTTACGGGATCTACATTGCCGCAGCTTTGAATTTTACCAATGATGAAATCATGTGGGTGGGGATAGCCGGCAGCCTGTTCGTATTGATTCGATCACCCTTGATTGGCATGATCATTGATAATACCAACACCAGGTATGGAAAATTCAGGCCTTATCTGATTTCAATGCCCATTCCCATCGTCATCCTCTTTTTTGCCATCGGGTGGATTCCGCCCATGATCGACAATCATCTTGCCATGGTGATCGTTTTTGCCATTCTGTTCAACTTGCAACAGATTTTTATTGTAATCTACTCCAACGCATTTATCGCCCTGGTTCAGGTGATCTCGCCCAGCCCCGAGGAACGAACCGAACTGATGTCTTACGGTGCTTTCATCTATTCACTGGGCCCGACCATTGTCAATTTCATCTTTCCATTGCTTGCCAATCTCCTCTTCACGGTCTACGGGGTAAATGAGCTGGGGGAGAAGACGGTCATAGTTCAAGGGGTCAATGCCATCGGCACCTTCCAATGGATCCTGCCCATCATGGCTATCGTTTGTTTTGGTTGGGGGCTGATCGCTGCTTTTTACACCAGGGAAAGAATAGTAGTCCACAAAACCTTCAGACACAGGGTCAGTTTTCTTGATGGTGTCAAGCGGACCCTGGAAAACAAGTATTTCTGGATTTTGAATACTAGCACCGTTCTGGGAATATTCAAACTGGTCGGAACTTCTTTTTTCGTCTGGATCTGTGTCTATATGCTGGCCCCAAAAGCATCGGAGGCCTACGCTGCCAGCGTGCAGTCCATTTTCGCCACCATCCTGGGTACAGCCAGCGTTCCCGGAATGTTGCTGGCACCATGGCTTATCAACAAGGTCGGGAAGCGGAATCTGATCATATATTCCAATGCAGGTTCCATTTTCTTTACCATCCCGATGATATTTTTGCTCGATTACCCCTATCTGCTGTTGGCCTCCTGTTATCTGATTACGTTATTCAATGCGGTGCAGGTGGTCACCCAACCGGCCATCACATCGCAGTTGTACGACTATCAACAATACAGGACAGGTGACCGATTGGAAGGTTTTCTGTCACAGTTTTCGGGGATACTCATGGCCGTATTTGGCATATTACCTGCTTTCATCCAACCCAATGTGCAGAAATATTTTGGCTACATGGGAGAAGTGGAAGGAGTTATCAGCCCTCTTTACAACGCCGGCGTGATCAATCCCATCATCAGGGCAATGTGTCTGGTCGGTATAATCAGTGGTATTTTGGGGACCATACCCATGTTTTTCTGGGATCTTTCCGAAAAAAGGCATGATCAGATCATGGACATACTGAAAGTACGGGCCAATTGCCGGGATGGCCTTTGCGATGAGAAGACAAGGATAGAGCTTGAAACGAGGATAGAGGCGGGCGAGGAAGATGTAATGTCATGGTTTACAGAGAAAACCAATGGACTTTGA
- a CDS encoding tetratricopeptide repeat protein yields MFAGFSAVFEALDLIESELENGINEQEKNKVADIMISLRGTMDKCVQNWLKFEERVNAIQEKYNIVLPDTLPDGFLDDFTNWEDSFLSKEPSGKDTEIKKDGQLLSGINPETDANDKVSANNIKTSFISISEEKAITSFRKGLGFWDLAMLDEAVKEFEKVTKMEPNFIIGHFCLGLSSNQKGDHEKALQELKLVTALDSDPATKALAYNTIGSIYADQGKYQWGLENFKKAIGADAGLVEAHFNQGAALYNMASYEKAVKAFMKVLESTPDDWEVFFYLGKAMGYLGKWDESLDFLEKAYRLNPHEPFITFELGVVHRFLGHRNKASLYFFATQRLLK; encoded by the coding sequence ATGTTCGCCGGATTTTCAGCCGTCTTCGAAGCACTCGATCTGATCGAGAGTGAACTCGAAAATGGAATCAACGAGCAGGAAAAGAACAAGGTTGCCGACATCATGATTTCTTTACGCGGCACCATGGACAAGTGTGTTCAAAACTGGTTGAAATTCGAGGAACGCGTCAATGCCATCCAGGAAAAATATAATATTGTTCTGCCCGACACTCTTCCGGATGGATTCCTCGATGATTTCACGAATTGGGAGGACTCCTTCCTGTCCAAGGAACCATCCGGAAAGGATACTGAAATCAAAAAGGACGGTCAACTGTTGTCCGGCATCAATCCGGAAACCGATGCCAACGACAAAGTTTCCGCCAATAACATCAAAACAAGTTTTATCAGCATCAGTGAAGAAAAAGCGATCACTTCCTTCCGCAAGGGGCTTGGATTCTGGGATCTGGCCATGCTGGACGAGGCGGTAAAAGAATTCGAGAAGGTGACAAAGATGGAGCCGAATTTTATCATTGGCCACTTCTGCCTCGGCCTCTCTTCAAACCAGAAAGGGGATCATGAAAAAGCTCTTCAGGAGTTGAAACTCGTTACTGCCCTCGACAGCGATCCTGCCACCAAGGCACTTGCTTACAATACCATCGGCAGTATCTATGCCGATCAGGGCAAATATCAATGGGGCCTGGAAAATTTCAAAAAGGCTATCGGGGCGGATGCCGGTCTGGTAGAAGCGCATTTCAACCAGGGTGCTGCCCTCTACAACATGGCATCCTATGAAAAAGCTGTGAAAGCCTTCATGAAGGTACTGGAATCCACCCCGGATGATTGGGAAGTGTTTTTTTACCTGGGCAAAGCAATGGGGTATCTGGGGAAATGGGATGAATCCCTTGATTTTCTGGAAAAAGCATATCGCTTGAATCCCCACGAGCCATTCATAACTTTCGAGTTGGGTGTCGTCCATCGTTTTCTGGGCCACCGCAACAAAGCATCACTATATTTTTTTGCCACCCAAAGATTGCTCAAGTAG
- the mtnP gene encoding S-methyl-5'-thioadenosine phosphorylase, with the protein MKIGLIGGTGLYGLEFLEKVEKIMVSTIYGQARISKATVDGIEVFFLPRHGSKHSVPPHLVNYRANVAALKFLGVKKVFATAASGSLNRKMPPGSIVIIDQFIDLTSGRPSTFYDGTNYPVAHTDFTEPYCPGLREVIMDECRKAGHDYFDRGTYIATEGPRFETPAEIRAYRHMGGDLVGMTNVPEVVLAREAGLCYAAVALVTNYAAGISPDILSHEEVLEVMALHGERISKLFLSSILNTPEHGKCSCFSAGEHFEINGSVHNVYDEK; encoded by the coding sequence CTGAAAATCGGCCTCATCGGAGGGACAGGCCTTTACGGCCTTGAATTTCTCGAAAAAGTAGAAAAAATAATGGTATCGACCATCTACGGCCAGGCAAGGATAAGCAAGGCAACGGTTGACGGCATCGAAGTGTTTTTTCTGCCGCGGCATGGCAGCAAACACAGCGTCCCCCCCCATCTTGTCAATTACCGGGCCAATGTTGCCGCCTTGAAATTTTTGGGTGTAAAAAAGGTATTTGCCACCGCAGCTTCGGGTTCCCTGAACCGCAAAATGCCCCCGGGTTCAATCGTGATTATCGATCAATTTATTGACCTGACCAGCGGGCGTCCCTCCACTTTCTATGACGGCACCAACTACCCTGTCGCGCATACCGACTTTACGGAACCTTATTGTCCGGGGTTGCGTGAAGTAATCATGGATGAATGCCGAAAAGCTGGGCACGATTATTTTGATCGGGGCACCTACATCGCAACGGAAGGGCCCCGTTTTGAAACCCCTGCTGAAATTCGCGCTTACCGGCATATGGGGGGCGACCTGGTGGGGATGACCAATGTCCCCGAGGTTGTGCTAGCACGTGAGGCCGGGCTCTGCTATGCAGCCGTGGCATTGGTTACCAACTATGCTGCCGGGATATCCCCGGATATCCTCAGCCATGAAGAAGTCCTCGAAGTGATGGCCTTGCATGGTGAAAGAATCAGCAAGCTTTTCCTGTCATCGATTCTTAATACACCGGAGCATGGAAAATGTTCCTGCTTCTCTGCCGGCGAGCATTTCGAGATAAACGGCAGCGTACATAACGTTTATGATGA